DNA sequence from the Bactrocera dorsalis isolate Fly_Bdor unplaced genomic scaffold, ASM2337382v1 BdCtg135, whole genome shotgun sequence genome:
AACTTAGTCCCTCCTTAATTCTGATTTTGggactaaaaattaatttctaaattttttatttgttgccaATGTTCCAcatgcacttttttgttttttgctttaagGAAATACAACCTGAAAGAGGCACTAGCGTGGTGCTCGTTTCACTATGGAATATGAAAACTTGAAGtgtaatacataaatatgtatgtatgtaagtatgtacatatgtatattgatctTTAAGCGCAGCTAATTTTCATTTACCTCGTTTCTAGGCGTATTTCCTAGTATACCAACACCTTTAAGAGTTTAAAGAGTAGAATGTCCAAGGAAAGAGATCAACAATAGCTTCCAGTACTGCGGATATTACACTTAAACGCCGTAATTTAATTGGGTTCTTTAATTCAGGCTCCTGATTTAAGTATTTATCATAAagtatgatgaaaaaaaaaaaattatttttgaccACTGTTGTCGGCTTTACCTTTTCGTGATTATTGAAAGCAATTTCACAAATAATTACACCTATTAcgttttatatacacacatacatgtgtactgATGTACATAACTccgaatgtacatacatgcatacatagctCAATACATGAAACTTTACTTACGCTCAACTTTAGGAAAATTCGATAAAGTCCGAAGTGACACAGCGGCAGTTTTTCCTCATACACGACTTTAGtttgctaaaattttaaaaattgcataatATTAGCTTCTGCTTTCAAACAGCGATTTGATCGCTCTTTCATTCTTACCGTGGTGATTCGTTTCCTTTTCACAACCGAGCTGCTGCCTCTGCTGCTAAAGATTTCATGGATTCGTAAGAATTGAAAACTTACACAAGAATTTTTATAATCACTAAATTTATTAGGAATCAGAGTTCGTtttagtttatatgtatatttattacaaatattggaAGTACAAGTTTAATCGTATTTTATcgtaaatgtaatatttttgtgtgtttttttctcTCAATTGTGTTTGGGTTTTTGGCGACAACTAACTGTTAACTGCGTACaaaaaatttgactttgaaGTCTCCTTTGGTAGCGACGACTACTGGCAAATAAAAGGTCGCGTGAATTGTTGCAATACGATTGAGCGCCCAACCACCCCCATTTTGGACATTGCGCAGGCACGTAATGCGCATTATCCTCTCGCATGCGTTCCACTTGGAATCCAATGTTTATATAATACCGCTTCGCTGCGTGGAGGAAtaggttttaaattttatagacattgtaaataaaaatatgaatgtacatatgtaaatatgtggtAGCAGCGTACAGTAATAATGATTATTGTTACTAGTGACGATTGTTTTTAGGTGTAGAACTATTATATAGTTGATACTGGATCAAAATCATTTCGATCCTCAGACTACGATATTAGTCTGAGGATAAAAAGGATTTCGACCAATTTCTCTCTAGCTTTGTTAGTAGAGCACTCTGTCCGATTTAGATTAACTTCAGAACGTTTATTTTAAAAGGCTAATCAACTAGGACCTTTCCCCAAAATGCTTCACCTGTTGCCGTTCTCTTACCTAAGGCTGCGTCATTAATCCGTTAATACTTTGTGTACTTGATGCCTACTTTGTCTTTTCTTTCTGATCCTAGAGAACTATGCAAACTTACCAAGCTATTTTGCTGCTACGTATTAGTGAGTTTTATATTCTCCGGACCATAAATAGAAAGAATTTTACTCAAAGTTACATCTTTATTATGTACTGAGAGCCTTTGCTGgtatgatttttaaagaagaagaagatttattACACCCCCAATTCGTATAAGAAGAAATGTTTCTTTAAATTCACCTGTCATCATTGACCTAGATATGTCAGATCTTTGTCAGTCAGCGGAGTCTTGTGATCCAAATGATTATAAATTACAGATGAAAATCTAGATTAGTCTAGCGAGAGTCATTAATACCTGCACAAATAGGGTCAGTAGTAGGCCTCATTTCTACTTATCCGGACTACTATAGTACTTCTCTtgataaaatgtaaaaacttttagtagaaaaaaacaaaaatttagatATAAGCTCTAAGCCTGTATCAACTCAGCATATTCTAGTTATTATTTCGGGGATAAAGCTCATAACGAcctgtgaaatatataaaaagctaaaaaatcGAGGTAAAGTGATCGCTTAGCCGCCTTTTTCTATAGAATTGAGACCTTATATCTTCTTCTTGTTCCTGAAACTTAAAAGCAAAAGTTCTTCGGAACTTTTAAAAACTTGAATTTCAACGAACTTTCTATTGAACAGAAAGTTTTCTATTTcagtttcaaaatatgtaaacttcaatttttttcatcaattttttggtaaaaattaatattttttctaaagtaATCAAGTTTTTAGtaagaattaatattttttacatacatgaCTACTTTAGAtcctaattttattaaacaaagtaCTAGTTACTTGAAACATtatcattaaattatttataattaaaatccggatttatttgtatattatcgatacatacatacatatatacatatatatatatatatatgtgcatgttataaattattatttttataaaaatattttcttataattgcTGTAACTTAATAGTTTGCACaaactttatgaaaaataataaaatcgtaTGTGCACCCTGTGTCGATAATGCAACCATGTATAAACGTGGTATTCGAATTTCGAAGTGCACTAATAAATTTCGGCGACGTCATTTCGACTTTCGAACCAACATCTACCTATTCCGTGTGGTAGTGCGATTACTATTATTTCATTTCCAATTCTTGAATCGTTCAAAAGTTCATCACTTATATACGGTGCTTATTGTagttttatacaatttaaacgcaaataaaaatatagaaataatataatGGCTGCCGAAGGAGAGGTTAAACTTTACTCACGCGAGGAAATCTCAAAAcacaattcaaacaaaaacacttGGATGATAATCCATAATAACGTGTACGATGTGactgaatttttaaatgagGTAAGTAGGTACGAATAATTAAccaaagtagaaaaaaatagaCGTAGAGTTCAGGTCAAtgtgcataaaattttcaataatatgcaCAGTGTGGCATATTGCGCCATAATTGCCGATCTCCGCTCATTATTGAActtgaaatgaatattttatgatagcggttgtacaaaataaaactagtaaattttatataaaaaaatatgtatgtgtttgttaaCATGTTGCGCTTAAGTGTTTACGCTCCAATCTTTAAGTTCATCAGCACATATTTAGTAACTTGTGGatctatatataaaaattatacatgtatgtatattaagagAGGATAATAATTATAGTAAAGCAAAAACAGATGATTTAAGGTATTTAGTTTTAAGCgcgcatttaatattttttttgttagactTGATTAATTATACGTCCATGTTTATTCACAAGGAATATTATTAGTAACTTGTTTTTAAAGTTGCTCTCCACATCCCGTACATCTATGGCTAGTTTTCTTAAATCGAAATGTGTATTTTAATGTGTAGAATGCCGATGTGTATGCGTGCTAATCATCACATCACATTAGTCAGCTAGTCGGTTAAATTGTTATCATTGCTGTATCATTGTCATAATACTGTAGTGTGCCACAGCGACAAAACTCGATAAGTATTCTagattaatatttgtacttttttcagCTCTTCGGTACAAAGTTTACaacattttagttaaatttatagaaataatgcTTATACTTCAAACTGACGCAATTTCTCAATTTAAATATTGAGCTAATTTAGCATTCACAACAGCAAAGttatttcatttacaattttcacGTCATATATTTCTCTACTAATTAATTGATAAACGGCTGTCAGttcatttcaatttattaacatgcaatttttgcattttttttgtataaaataaatacaaatatcggTTTAAACGTTTTGCACAATCGCATTTGCATTTCGAATCACATACGTTTGACCTACCTACATTTTGGATCAGTATGTCAAAAACTCTCAAACTCTTTTTCTCTCTTCacttactatatattttataatatttgtgcttTTATGCATGACTAAGCAGTTTGCTGCTGAActatatttaaaacttatattaagGTAGCTCTTATGTAtcttatcaatttaaaatatacatgtGTTATATAAGTTTACGCTTATCGAAATCGGTCGAAATTCTTCAAGTCATCGCCGGCTCTTATACACAAATGTAGTATAaggtaaataaaacataataaaataataattttattatatttgtttttcactTGTTCTATTGTGCTATTGtggtttttaatgaaatattgatAAGATAAGGATAGATTTGCATTCACGATTCAAATAGTTAAAGCAATTACATGATAGTTAGTagttagaaattttatttatgtgtattgacatgtattttattttgatgtaTATTAGTATTTCTTACGTTAATAATTGCATAGCCTGGATTCTATAgatattttatttctgttttgcaCATCCGCTAGAAgtggaaatatgtaaaattgtCTCCAAGTTATATGCAtgtgcacataaatattttacaaagcgTTAGGTATGAtgacaaaataaaatgcaaatctCCAGACAAAGTTCAGGTGAAAAAAAAGCTAAGAAAATTaagcaacaaacaaaaacacatacaaaatgGAAGTATTTATATATCGGCCTAATAACTTTTCATCTCAAGTTCAAGGAGTACATctatacatatactaaatatgtatatccatcCATGAGTAAATGTATAAACAcataatgaaaaaatgtttgcatatttttaagagcaaactattcaaattcatatacatatgtatttaacatACACGCGTTGGAGTTTTGCCACGCTATTACCGCGCGTTTTAGATTATTGTGCCTATTGTTGAATAAAACATTTCTGCCTTAAAGTTGAACTATTATTCAGATTGCTACTTCAATATAGACAATACTCAattgtattgtatttatttgcttataaattttttcttggtATTTTACTAGCATCCCGGTGGAGAAGAAGTACTGATCGAGCAAGGCGGCAAAGAAGCTACAGAGAATTTCGAAGATGTCGGCCACAGCTCTGATGCGCGcgaaatgatgaaaaaatacaaaatcggCGAACTAATCGAATCCGAACGTACGAATGTGCCTCAGAAGAGCGAACCCACATGGAACGCGGATCAGAAAACAGAAGACTCATCGATGCGTTCATGGCTAGTGCCATTGGTACTTGGTTTGGTGGCTACAATTTTATACAGATATTTCTTTAAAGTGTAAATTctgcaaaaaaaagtaaacaaaaaaaaaagcgtgcaaacaacaaatatttttacgattaaTTTCCTTCGTCGTTGCGTTGTTTAGTTAAGGAACCATTCCctttaattaattagtaaatAAAGTGTCTGCATTTATGCCTAAAGATGCACAAAACCGTACCAAAACAGGAAGgacaatttcaaaatattttgcatacaaATGAAAAGTGTATAATGGTTGCTGCTTGCTTAATAGATAAATTTTAccatatgtaattttttaaagagaaaaatgtaaaaatttattatacatagTATGTTTATATTCTATTGATGaggaaattatacaaataaatatgtataagtactTGGGTATATCTGTTTTGTGttttacttttatgaaatatttaaattttattgttttctccGCTACGCTTCTGATATTATTCCGTTgttctttaaaaattgtagcatacttttaggtggAGATGCGATGtttgtactttttttgtttttgtatcaaATGTATAATTACGATAAGGTGAAtattcgatttttgaaaatattcactgCAAATTTTTGTCtttacaaaaagtaaatttttgcttagaaaaattgaaaatttctcaCACCTCTAAGAGCTCTCTAAATGAAGAAATCAGTCTCCATCGAAAAATATCTTCTCATCTGGTACATTACGGGCTTTCTCGGCgcctttttattaaattttacttttatttattatatttatttggtattattttaattttatttttaaattaattggttatttcttcatttttttttaatattttttattttaattaaattttgttattttttttttatattttattttttttttaattttattttttttttatattttttaaaattttttaaattcatctttttaaaactcttgcaaccagttgctacagagtattatggttttgttcacttaacggttgaacgtatcacctaaaactaagcaggataaatatagggttatatgtacatacatatataaatgatcaggatgatgtcTGTTTCTCCGTTGGTCCGtcagtgcaagctgtaacttgagtataCATTGAGGGTATGTGGGTTCCGtagtacaaaaaaagttcgagttcgtcgaaccactgccacgtccacaaatcgccattaaccgaaaacatataaagtgccataaataagcactaaattaagatataaagctgtaatttggtacagaggatctCAGTAGCATGAGGAATCTATgggaagaaaattttgaaaaagtgggtgtgtccaaaattgtgaaaattggacaatgggagTGGCATCAAccaactttttggtgaaatcccatatctcaggACCCGACCAACCAATTTAGTACGTTGCActcttgattcgttcagtttccaataCACAAGTCAAGAAACAactaatataacgggatacaactttgcacgaataatatcTTTAGTGTGAGCCAACTTATGTCCAAACATTGTTTAAATCCTATAAAAGCTGTTCAAGCCCTTAGGTACGGaaatttagaccccggtacctatagcttttgatcgaaaatgtcggtcaatgtgctATATATACAACAGAAATTAAGGGATCATCCTTCTCGTATAATGGTATGTCTTTGTGTGTCAAAAATTgattgaatcggaccaatacgtCCCTTAGGCCccatatacttaaaataaagaatttcgaacatccggttgactttgTACTGCATATATCTTCCAATATCTCAATGAAAAGAAAAGAGCGTGTTTTTCAtcaatatcaggattttcgaacatgcGGCTGACTTTACTCAAAATGAATGGTTGAAGTATttctctggctttgattcttctaagttgcaaaagtataaaatgttcaattgcacccgaacttagagCGTCCCTACTTGttattaattaatgttttatattttaatacccTGACCAAGATATTTTAAGTCTGGCAGGTCCTTTGTAATACCCAAAAGGAAATATCGGAAACCGTATatagtgtacatatgtaagtatgtacgtataaaCCATCGTTGTGACGGGCTGAGTCAATTGAGCTATCTCCGTCTATCTgtgtatacgcgaactagtttcTTAGTTTTCAGGATATCGATCTCAGATTTTGCACTCATTTTTTTCCTTAATAAACTACccatttttcgttgttgttgttatgggtACCTCCTCGTTAGGATAGGAAGGACTAGGTAAGTTGTCATCAAGGTCGTCCAACgttaggcccaggaaacgcggTAGATGGATGTCAGATGATTAGATGATGTAAAATGCGGGGATTCGTTGTACGCTGgggtttaacctgctacagtatccagacgAAAGCTGCGCAAGGGTTACTCTCAATTGTCgcagcaactcgagctcttcgtctacAATGGGTGTTGATTTGACTCCAAGtgcgccattcactgagagggagttaatggctccactgtgaatgacgGTCAGGGCATATctaaagtttgttgcgtccgaagtctggtgcgcgtattgttttatgtcgtcgacgtagttgagggGGACCTCTTGATGCTCTTAGGTGGCAATTCCGCTCtaagcaggtgactgcagggatTATTTCTGCGAAAGCACGCCAGCAGAAACTGGTACAGGAGCTCACTATGCTCCTTAACTTGGAGTATACGGGCATCCCAGtgcaggtgttcgatgggaaacatcaagaggcatcctttTGTAGTctggagtgcagtgttctgacatgtcTGTAGCTTCCTCGTCTGCATTGCACTGCATCCAgacgaccatattggtgcggcgtagttaagggCTGGCCGACCGATTGCCTTATATGTTGCCAACGGCgtttatttttgtcttttttccaTGTGcagccggctagcgacttgaaaaaaattctctgaGTGTGAGGATTAAAGGAGCCCAGGCTAACGAATTTCACACCTAtgatcttagggttattgacaatCAGAATTTttacgccatcgactgcaatattcaTGTCAAGTCTGTAGTCCTTCGTCTAGTTAGTGAATATGGTCACTGTGGATTTAGTGGGAGAGAGTGTtagattccgtgcagtgaggaagcGAGAAAGATCGAAGAGATAGCCGTTTACGTTTGTGCGCATTGTCCGACGTCATTTTCGTGCATCAGCTTACGATGTGATGGAAGTTCActctggtggttgaggaagtttcgagatatagaagttaaacagcaaCGGGGAGAGGGAACCATCCTTTGGAATCCACTGTTTAATTCTTCTGAATTTAGAGTTTTTACCTCGAAACAGTTCGGATGATTGTcgaccgctcaggtagttcatagTCCACCTCTTCAGTTCTGGAGGAAGAGTCGATTTTTTGATGTTCTCAAGTAGCGTTCTGTGATGCTACAACAAATCTTTAAAGTCTCAACAGCAGCAATGATTAAGTGACAACGttcgaaattatttataatacgGCCATAAAATTCctctttattatataataagcTATTAGCTCTACGTACACGCTTGTGTTAATACTTATttccttaaatatatttaaataattaattttatttgcaaaacatAAATCTGTGCATAAAATCTTAGGTATCTATACAACtataattgtaaatatatttatatttatgtatgtatgtatgtgtatgtgattAGCGTATTGAACTCTGCGCATTTGAGTGGTTCGTGTGATAAAGTTGATGATGCATTTGTGTTATGTCGTGATTATGTTTTACATGATGTTCCGGTTGCTGTTCGAAAAAgacacaattgttgttgtttacattgATGTCCTCCACCATGGGCTCGTCCGCGCTGTACCAGTGGTGTGAGTGCAGCATATTGGCTGTTTCTTGCTGATAGCTcgcgctgttgttgctgcaattgcCGTTACTCGTGGTGCTCATGCGTCCATATTTGGAAAATGCGTTGCGCGAATTACTCCATTCGGTGGGCGAATATTGGAGTGTTTGCAGACGACCgctgctgttgctattgttttgcatGTGATGGAAGCCGAAGGGCCAAGTCTGTAAAAAAGACATACAAAGCTGGTTTaattcttgtttgtttttattaacaaaaatttcaatatctcGTAAATATTCTCAAATAATACTGAAGAACTTTGTCAAGTTGATAAACTTTGTACAGATGTACATAAATCCTGTTCCGTTTCGGTTACTTAGACTTGtagtagaaaaaattataaaagcagttccaagtagaggtacttttttcaataccctttttttttttgaaagatcacgcgtgagtcgtgtcaagctgtcatgttatttttgtttagtattgtttggaatttcatcgtggaaagacTTGCGTCTGAATAaggtttacaaatcgttcaactttattacgaaaattcacgttctgtaaagaatgtgtttcgtgcGCTTCGCTCAAATTTTGGTCAATACAATCGGCCtcctgagcgtactattcgcaagaCCATCACCCATCtggagacccagcattcattattggatagtaatctaccgaatagaccacgtccagcacgcagtgaaaaatataaaacagcAGCGGGACCATTCGCACCAACCCGAGCTGACGTTTGGAACGatttgacgcattttacgtcgaaaacttaaattgaaagcgtacaataTACAattcgtgcaagaactgaagtcgttCAACCTTCCCAAAAGACATCGCTTctctcttgaaaagttctaaaaaTATCCGATGTtctcgagccaaattttattcaacgaTGGGATCCATTTCTGGCTTAGTGGTTATGTAAAGAAGCCGGTGGAATTATCGTTtcagatttcttcaaaaatgatgccggtggtAACCggctatttgatgcctgaaattgaatttggtttcaacaaaatggcgccacttcctacacatatcgcatcaatcaatggatttattgagagaatacttcggtgagcagataatttcatgttttgggccgtcaagaatatgtaaagtctaaaatctttGTGGACAATCCCGCATCaagtcttggagcaaaacatcatgccTGTCATTCGcctgttaccagtcgaaatgctagaacgagtcattgaaaattgtactcaacggttggaccatctgagacgtagacgcggccaatatttgaaagagataatcgttaaaaaataaatgccaaataatgttcttttgaatgataataaacattccccattacattttctttaatctttaaaattataaactggGAAACTGCTTAAAGCTCAATGTTTCGGAGTTAAAGAAAGATTCGAATCCTTTCAATTAATATTGCGAATTTGACGCGACTCCGTCGAATTTCCAATTATCTGAGAAtacttaattttacttttttttgacaggactttttcaaaatatttttgaatagagGAGTACCCCAATAGTTTctgcaattttttcttaattgtaTTAAGAGGGCTTGGTTTACTtatcataatatttttagtttcgcTTAATTCATAGTTACGAAAGTCTTTCATATACTCAAAAAATTACTCTTGAAGAAGTAGGAAGTGAAAAATTAGGAAACAAGAACCTACATATTTTCAATGCCTCGAACCTTCACACTATAGAGAATCGTTACAACAAGGCACTGTTGATATTACAGTATAAAAACAGGCGAAATGGTACAACAACCACGTCACATTTGTGCCAATCATgtaaaatctggtttccataGTTCCCGCTTACGGGGTTATAGCCGATTTTATAACAGCGCGCCActaattggagattctaagtgtagccaggttcttctccacctacGCTTTGCAACGGATGGGAGGTCtccctcttcttctgcttcacccggcgggtactgcgtcgaatactctcagagctgaagtattttcatccattcggatgacatgactgACCTCTgtagctcgtattattttctccttggctgaaacctcgtttggtatcgaacggctcggagaggtccttctcgaacctgacggagcttttggtattgtccAACGtgagtttacacagccgtattagttttgcggagatatatgtaacaaattcagacatagcggcataaaggtagcTCCTTTTCTTGCTGTCAAAAACAGCTTTGATCTCGAcggacgaagaggtggtgtgtgacAATCACGTTTTCACAAGACATTTCTAAGATATGCCTCATAGTGCATATCGATAGAACCCGATAGAactttattagcgatcttgaggaggtatgctttcgtccgaccactacaaagaagttgatacaggctccttatcagttattcgccgccgtatttgaatagctcggccggccgGATATACGTTTTAGGCTGAGTGTCTGtttgtccatctgtctgtccgtcggtATATACACGTAGTGGTCacaaagtttttgagatatcgatctgaaatttcgcacacgttATTTTCTTCCCTAAGATCAATTCATTTTGCGGAACCGCCGACAGTATACTTAGCATATGTacttagctgccatacaaattgaacattCGGAGTCAATTGCTTATGCAACCGAAGTTACGGTTTTAAaacacctgaaggtatttcctAGCCTTTGATCCTTGCAAATTTCGAttgcataaaatgttcggttacacctgaATTTAACCCttctttaattgtttatcatAACTTCTTGAAATCTTAATTTGATGAAAGGCGCCAACTCGTTTGTTAAAGTGTGAGAGTCATACATACATCAAGCATGCAAATAAATCATACTGCGGATA
Encoded proteins:
- the LOC105228947 gene encoding cytochrome b5 — translated: MAAEGEVKLYSREEISKHNSNKNTWMIIHNNVYDVTEFLNEHPGGEEVLIEQGGKEATENFEDVGHSSDAREMMKKYKIGELIESERTNVPQKSEPTWNADQKTEDSSMRSWLVPLVLGLVATILYRYFFKV
- the LOC105228946 gene encoding uncharacterized protein LOC105228946 yields the protein MPRRKRASSPFDTFDDDFDEDASSQSSKNGNLPIQRNAANARERARMRVLSSAFGRLKTKLPNIPPDTKLSKLDTLRLATMYIKQLKVLVEGGTATAESPEAFQETAGIFNMQGVPQSMTWPFGFHHMQNNSNSSGRLQTLQYSPTEWSNSRNAFSKYGRMSTTSNGNCSNNSASYQQETANMLHSHHWYSADEPMVEDINVNNNNCVFFEQQPEHHVKHNHDITQMHHQLYHTNHSNAQSSIR